The Candidatus Accumulibacter similis genome has a segment encoding these proteins:
- a CDS encoding CHAD domain-containing protein, with product MALETEIKLSLPATAVRRLPAHPLLAASKPLRQKLVNTYYDTPDRRLQRKRLAVRYRQKGQEWLLTVKSDAPAPGGLAQRSEWEVPGEPGTFNFAHVDNPKLRRFLEEATPELVPVFTTDFTRSLWLLTPREGSRIEVALDRGTINAGERKESICELELELLEGDAADLFTTALALQADLPLHPESPSKAERGYRLANDAKLAPAKAGPVPLTMGMTSIGVFRSTAFSCLSQLQGNERGVRETDAPEFIHQARVSIRRLRSAIRLWRPLLPEDYVSNFDPRWRTLANQLGDTRNWDVFITEILPPIVKAFPDHGDVQRLSSQARNHLVSCRKAAQAAIKADTYSRLLLEFTAATLALPESRKPPITVFAPRSLNKRAKRVAALAAETRDSNPEARHALRVALKRLRYALEFFAPLFPAKRLQRYHQGAAGLLDLLGRMNDAAVAEQLVVQAVPGQHSDLVRAWLAGRNDLMLAQLEPLLAEFLSHPAPWEHG from the coding sequence ATGGCACTGGAAACCGAGATCAAGCTTAGTCTGCCGGCAACTGCCGTGCGCCGGCTGCCGGCGCATCCGCTGCTGGCCGCGAGCAAGCCGCTGCGACAGAAACTGGTCAATACCTATTACGACACCCCCGACCGGCGCCTGCAACGCAAACGCCTCGCCGTCCGCTACCGGCAGAAGGGCCAGGAATGGCTGCTCACCGTCAAGAGCGACGCGCCCGCGCCCGGCGGCCTGGCACAACGCAGCGAGTGGGAAGTGCCCGGCGAACCCGGAACATTCAACTTTGCCCACGTCGACAACCCCAAGCTGCGGCGCTTCCTCGAAGAGGCCACGCCCGAACTCGTGCCGGTCTTCACCACCGACTTCACGCGCAGCCTGTGGCTGCTGACGCCACGCGAGGGCAGCCGCATCGAGGTCGCCCTCGACCGCGGAACGATCAATGCCGGTGAACGCAAGGAAAGCATCTGTGAACTCGAACTCGAACTGCTGGAGGGAGACGCCGCCGACCTCTTCACCACCGCGCTTGCCCTGCAGGCCGACTTGCCACTGCACCCCGAAAGCCCCAGCAAGGCCGAGCGCGGCTATCGCCTGGCAAACGACGCCAAACTGGCACCAGCCAAGGCGGGACCGGTGCCGCTGACCATGGGAATGACCAGCATCGGCGTCTTCCGCAGCACCGCCTTCTCCTGTCTCTCCCAACTGCAGGGCAACGAGCGCGGCGTCCGTGAAACCGATGCGCCCGAGTTCATCCACCAGGCGCGCGTCTCGATCCGTCGCCTGCGCTCGGCGATCCGCTTGTGGCGACCACTGCTGCCCGAGGACTACGTCAGCAACTTCGACCCGCGTTGGCGAACACTGGCCAACCAACTCGGCGACACGCGCAACTGGGACGTCTTCATCACCGAGATCCTGCCGCCGATCGTCAAGGCCTTCCCGGATCACGGCGACGTCCAGCGACTGTCGTCGCAGGCGCGAAACCACCTGGTGTCCTGCCGCAAGGCGGCGCAGGCGGCGATCAAGGCGGATACCTACTCGCGACTGCTACTCGAGTTCACCGCCGCGACGCTGGCCCTGCCGGAAAGCAGGAAACCGCCCATCACCGTCTTTGCGCCTCGCTCGCTGAACAAGCGCGCAAAACGTGTCGCCGCGCTCGCAGCCGAAACCCGCGATTCGAACCCGGAGGCCCGGCATGCCCTGCGGGTCGCGCTGAAACGCCTGCGCTACGCGCTCGAGTTCTTCGCACCGCTGTTCCCGGCGAAGCGACTGCAGCGCTATCACCAGGGAGCCGCCGGCCTGCTCGACCTGCTCGGACGAATGAACGACGCTGCCGTCGCCGAACAACTCGTCGTGCAGGCCGTTCCAGGGCAACACAGCGACCTCGTGCGCGCCTGGCTGGCGGGCCGCAACGACCTCATGCTGGCGCAACTCGAGCCGCTGCTGGCCGAGTTCCTCAGCCACCCGGCACCTTGGGAGCATGGCTGA
- a CDS encoding Crp/Fnr family transcriptional regulator produces the protein MHPHQHGINIEALLAHVPLFNGLEADEIARLARGSREITATRGDILFHKGDTPTGFHLIVYGQIKLAFTSPQGGEKVVDIVGQGQTFGEAVMFMDKPFMVYAQALADSLLLHISKNAIFDELDKDPKLGRKMIAGLSMRLHHLINDVESYSLHSGRQRIIGYLLREYPNGGERSVTVTLPTNKGVIASRLNLTQEHFSRILHELSEKGLIVVEGRKIHIPDVEKLRLHDH, from the coding sequence GTGCATCCACACCAACACGGCATCAACATCGAAGCGCTGCTGGCGCACGTACCGCTGTTCAACGGACTGGAAGCCGACGAAATTGCCCGCCTCGCCCGCGGCTCGCGTGAAATCACTGCCACCCGGGGCGACATCCTGTTCCACAAGGGAGACACGCCCACCGGGTTCCATCTGATCGTCTACGGGCAGATCAAGCTGGCATTCACCTCGCCGCAAGGTGGCGAGAAGGTCGTCGACATCGTCGGCCAGGGGCAGACCTTCGGCGAAGCGGTGATGTTCATGGACAAGCCGTTCATGGTCTATGCCCAGGCACTCGCCGACTCGCTGCTGCTGCACATCTCGAAGAACGCGATCTTCGACGAACTGGACAAGGACCCGAAACTGGGCCGCAAGATGATTGCCGGACTGTCGATGCGCCTGCACCACCTGATCAACGATGTCGAGTCGTATTCGTTGCACTCGGGCCGGCAGCGAATCATTGGCTATCTGTTGCGCGAGTACCCGAACGGCGGTGAGCGGTCGGTCACCGTGACGCTGCCGACGAACAAGGGCGTCATCGCCTCCCGTCTCAACCTGACGCAGGAACACTTCTCACGCATCCTGCACGAGCTCTCGGAAAAAGGATTGATCGTCGTGGAGGGGCGGAAGATTCACATTCCCGACGTCGAGAAGCTGCGCCTCCATGATCACTGA
- the rfbC gene encoding dTDP-4-dehydrorhamnose 3,5-epimerase — translation MIVTATAIPDVLLIEPKVFGDERGYFFESFNARSFARATGLNLAFVQDNHSRSAQHVLRGLHYQLPPKAQGKLVLVVQGSVFDVAVDLRRHSPSFGRWVGHGLSADNKRQLWIPPGFAHGFLVLSESADFLYKTTDYYSPEHERNLLWNDPEIGIDWPLDCPPILARKDAAAPPLAAADLFP, via the coding sequence ATGATCGTCACCGCCACCGCCATCCCGGACGTGCTGCTCATCGAACCCAAGGTGTTCGGAGACGAGCGCGGATACTTCTTCGAGAGCTTCAATGCACGTTCGTTCGCCCGTGCCACGGGCCTCAACCTCGCGTTCGTGCAGGACAACCACTCCCGGTCGGCGCAACACGTTCTGCGCGGACTGCATTACCAGCTGCCGCCAAAGGCCCAGGGCAAGCTGGTGCTGGTCGTGCAGGGCAGCGTCTTCGACGTCGCGGTTGACCTGCGCCGGCACTCGCCAAGCTTTGGCCGCTGGGTTGGCCATGGGCTCAGTGCGGACAACAAGAGGCAACTGTGGATTCCGCCCGGCTTCGCCCATGGCTTCCTGGTGCTGTCGGAAAGCGCCGACTTCCTCTACAAGACAACCGACTACTACTCGCCGGAGCACGAGCGGAACCTGCTCTGGAACGATCCGGAGATCGGCATCGACTGGCCACTCGACTGTCCGCCGATCCTCGCCCGCAAGGACGCAGCCGCACCGCCGCTGGCGGCGGCCGACCTCTTCCCTTGA
- the rfbD gene encoding dTDP-4-dehydrorhamnose reductase codes for MRILLTGKNGQVGFELQRALAPLGEVVAVGHGECELAEPDAIRRLVRTVRPAVIVNPAAYTAVDRAETDREPAFAVNATAPRILGEEASRLGAFVVHYSTDYVFDGMKGGLYDETDATRPCSAYGQSKREGELALQDATRHHLILRTAWVAGAHGASFAKTMLRLASERDSLNVVADQWGTPTSAALLADITAHLVRQQQRGHDPEAFPYGIYHCVADGATNWCDYARFVVGEAIRSGRKLRADPAAIRAITTAEYPTAARRPRNSRLDTGKLRHAFGFELPHWQTCMQHVLQQILSA; via the coding sequence TTGAGAATCCTGCTCACGGGCAAGAACGGGCAGGTTGGCTTCGAACTGCAGCGCGCCCTCGCGCCGCTGGGCGAGGTCGTCGCGGTCGGCCACGGGGAATGCGAGCTGGCCGAGCCGGACGCCATCCGCCGACTGGTCCGCACCGTTCGCCCGGCGGTCATCGTCAACCCGGCCGCCTACACCGCCGTCGACAGGGCGGAGACCGATCGCGAACCGGCTTTCGCGGTCAACGCAACGGCGCCGCGAATCCTCGGCGAGGAAGCTTCGCGACTCGGTGCATTCGTCGTCCACTACTCGACCGACTATGTCTTCGACGGCATGAAGGGCGGACTCTACGACGAAACGGACGCGACCCGGCCATGCAGCGCCTACGGCCAAAGCAAGCGCGAAGGCGAACTCGCCCTGCAGGACGCCACCCGGCACCACCTGATCCTGCGTACCGCGTGGGTTGCCGGCGCACACGGCGCCAGCTTCGCCAAGACCATGCTCCGGCTGGCGAGCGAGCGCGACAGCCTCAATGTCGTCGCCGACCAGTGGGGAACGCCGACTTCGGCCGCGCTGCTGGCCGACATCACCGCTCATCTCGTTCGCCAGCAGCAGCGGGGGCACGATCCGGAAGCCTTCCCCTACGGCATCTACCATTGTGTTGCCGACGGCGCGACCAACTGGTGCGACTACGCCCGCTTCGTCGTTGGCGAGGCCATCCGCTCAGGCAGAAAGCTCCGGGCGGACCCGGCCGCGATCAGAGCGATCACGACTGCGGAATATCCGACCGCTGCCCGCCGCCCGCGCAATTCCCGCCTCGACACGGGCAAGCTGCGCCATGCCTTTGGCTTCGAGCTGCCGCACTGGCAGACCTGCATGCAGCACGTCCTGCAGCAGATCCTCAGCGCCTGA
- a CDS encoding tetratricopeptide repeat protein, with product MFSDANRSRHLPDHPVVRLACVIALWGLTGVASAQVKNVTAAEMAAVPRYCPFTHAFGRSGTTDNPSPEAKPWVAIMGPTFWHMHHYCWGKLNLLRAMRSTATEQERAHLLGSVVADYWYVAQRAPRDFILLPEIYVGMGEIELRRARPQEANKAFAEARALKPDYWPGYSHWADFLMRSGQKAEAKQLVRSGLEHNPDAKTLREQYRLLGGNPSEIVSRVKEGKLTDPIDDGESLMLFEESEPGQATAGAAHRGAVTQ from the coding sequence ATGTTCAGTGATGCCAACCGGTCCCGCCACCTCCCTGACCATCCAGTCGTACGCCTTGCCTGCGTCATCGCCCTGTGGGGCCTGACCGGGGTCGCCAGTGCGCAGGTGAAGAACGTGACGGCTGCCGAGATGGCCGCGGTGCCACGCTACTGCCCCTTTACACACGCCTTCGGCCGCAGCGGAACAACGGACAACCCTTCCCCAGAAGCCAAACCCTGGGTCGCGATCATGGGTCCCACATTCTGGCACATGCACCATTACTGCTGGGGGAAATTGAACCTGCTGCGCGCAATGCGCAGCACCGCCACTGAGCAGGAACGGGCCCACCTTCTCGGCAGCGTCGTGGCCGACTACTGGTATGTCGCCCAACGGGCACCGCGCGACTTCATCCTGCTCCCCGAGATCTACGTCGGGATGGGCGAGATCGAGCTGCGTCGCGCTCGCCCGCAGGAGGCGAACAAGGCTTTCGCCGAAGCCAGGGCGCTGAAGCCCGACTACTGGCCGGGCTATTCGCACTGGGCCGACTTCCTGATGCGCTCGGGACAGAAGGCCGAGGCGAAGCAGCTGGTCAGGAGTGGCCTGGAACACAATCCGGACGCAAAGACTCTGCGCGAGCAGTATCGCCTGCTCGGCGGCAACCCGTCGGAGATCGTCTCCCGGGTGAAGGAGGGCAAGCTGACGGACCCGATTGACGATGGCGAATCACTCATGCTCTTCGAAGAATCCGAACCCGGGCAGGCAACCGCCGGTGCTGCGCATCGCGGCGCCGTGACACAGTGA
- the rffA gene encoding dTDP-4-amino-4,6-dideoxygalactose transaminase codes for MIPFNKPYMTGKELWYISQAHAAGHLAGDGQFTRHCSNWLESRIGCRKALLTHSCTAALEMAAILADIKEGDEVIMPSYTFVSTANAFALRGAVPVFVDIRADTLNIDETRIEEAITPRTRAIVPVHYAGVACEMDSIMDIARRYGLLVIEDAAQGIMATYKGRPLGSIGHLAALSFHETKNIISGEGGALLINDASLVNRAEIVREKGTNRSQFFRGQVDKYTWVDIGSSYLPGEIIAAFLWAQMEEADAINKRRLALWSTYHQWFRRVEENGACRRPHVPRDCSHNAHMYYLLLPDLERRTRFIEQMRAHAIGAVFHYVPLHSAPMGQRLGRICGSMSQTDSLSERLVRMPLWLGLEDEQARIIQEATNALA; via the coding sequence ATGATCCCGTTCAACAAGCCGTACATGACCGGCAAGGAACTCTGGTACATCTCACAAGCACATGCCGCCGGACACCTCGCCGGCGACGGACAGTTCACCCGGCATTGCAGCAACTGGCTGGAAAGCCGCATCGGCTGCCGCAAGGCCCTGCTCACCCACTCCTGCACCGCAGCGCTGGAGATGGCGGCGATCCTGGCTGACATCAAGGAGGGTGACGAGGTGATCATGCCTTCCTACACCTTCGTCTCGACCGCCAACGCCTTCGCCCTCCGTGGTGCGGTCCCGGTCTTCGTCGACATCCGGGCCGATACGCTCAACATCGACGAAACACGCATAGAGGAAGCCATCACGCCGCGCACCAGGGCCATCGTCCCTGTGCACTACGCCGGCGTCGCCTGCGAGATGGACAGCATCATGGACATCGCCCGACGCTACGGGTTGCTGGTCATCGAGGATGCGGCGCAGGGAATCATGGCCACCTACAAGGGCAGGCCACTGGGCAGCATCGGCCACTTGGCAGCGTTGTCGTTTCATGAAACGAAGAACATCATCTCCGGTGAGGGTGGTGCACTGCTGATCAACGATGCCAGCCTGGTGAACAGGGCGGAGATCGTTCGCGAGAAGGGCACCAACCGCAGTCAGTTCTTTCGCGGGCAAGTCGACAAATATACCTGGGTCGATATCGGGTCTTCATATCTCCCCGGAGAAATCATCGCCGCCTTCCTCTGGGCGCAGATGGAAGAAGCCGACGCCATCAACAAACGCCGGCTCGCCCTCTGGTCGACCTACCATCAGTGGTTCCGACGGGTCGAGGAGAACGGCGCCTGCAGGCGGCCGCACGTTCCGCGTGACTGCTCGCACAATGCGCACATGTATTACCTGCTGCTACCCGACCTCGAACGGCGAACCCGGTTCATCGAACAGATGAGGGCGCACGCCATCGGCGCGGTGTTCCACTACGTCCCGCTGCACAGCGCGCCGATGGGCCAACGGCTGGGACGCATCTGCGGCAGCATGAGCCAGACCGATTCCCTGTCGGAACGTCTCGTCCGCATGCCCCTGTGGCTTGGCCTCGAGGACGAGCAGGCACGCATCATCCAGGAAGCGACCAACGCTCTTGCCTGA
- a CDS encoding EamA family transporter, with protein MQARFDIPGHVYIALTLLFTVYGQLVLKWQMSDVGPLPEGAFSKLQFLLLQFLNPWIMTGLASAFLASLAWMAAMTRLDLNYAYPFMSLAFLIVMAFSVLFLNEALSLQRILGTLLVVTGLVIMTR; from the coding sequence ATGCAGGCGCGATTTGACATTCCCGGACACGTATATATTGCGCTCACGCTGCTGTTCACGGTGTATGGCCAACTCGTCCTGAAGTGGCAGATGAGCGACGTCGGCCCACTGCCCGAGGGCGCGTTCAGCAAGCTGCAATTCCTGTTGCTGCAGTTTCTCAACCCGTGGATCATGACCGGTCTGGCTTCCGCCTTTCTCGCATCGCTGGCGTGGATGGCAGCCATGACACGCCTCGACCTGAACTACGCCTACCCGTTCATGAGCCTCGCTTTCCTCATCGTCATGGCCTTTTCGGTACTCTTCCTAAATGAGGCTCTCTCGCTGCAGCGGATTCTCGGCACACTGCTGGTGGTCACCGGGCTGGTGATCATGACTCGCTGA
- a CDS encoding glycosyltransferase family 39 protein yields MNGEQQAGVFVALPGQTQAGATASRDGTPWLLPALLVAALALRLAFFTGCFGSDEVTYTEQALKIAQGQWARADYIGAVRLGISLPVGFLVWLFGRSEFVANLWSLLCSLGEIALVYLIARRFWGERAGLLSGLVLAFTPLHAHYAGRLMADAPLAFFVSLSFFALFEGDRSGRRAYYLCAGLAAGFVWWIKSSVALVYVLVFALYLIREKRLHSKWLLMATGFLAMLLLNGLLFLGMEGDFWKIWRMTTSGAAEYVQKVSASNDPTFYLRLLMLDIKHTWLLGPLAAAGLLLWLTRQRHDDGLTRVALWCLGLIGVFSLFIVSFKPLLLITKQVNYAIVFLAPLALLAGYALSRLGNRLSILVAVTVIIPLGIIGSALEQQVIQSFVANSKAALRFASERPASVVFGMTSAIRTGNYARLFAGSPREVPQIADIQLLATGAPGIALDKDADGFVAYAIFDRQTADWGQQGPYSRLEGLPRCWIRLGELEPTGMGLGSRIVDGLRSVAAVLPATVGQKVAGQLDPLARPLPATIYGIGADCLMRDASGETAR; encoded by the coding sequence ATGAACGGCGAGCAGCAGGCCGGCGTCTTTGTCGCCCTGCCCGGCCAGACTCAGGCGGGTGCGACCGCCTCCCGCGACGGCACGCCCTGGTTGCTCCCCGCCCTGCTCGTCGCTGCCCTCGCCCTGCGCCTGGCGTTCTTCACCGGCTGCTTCGGTTCGGACGAGGTCACCTACACCGAGCAGGCGCTGAAGATTGCTCAAGGACAGTGGGCCCGCGCCGACTACATCGGCGCCGTTCGCCTGGGAATCAGCCTGCCGGTCGGATTCCTGGTCTGGCTGTTCGGCCGCAGCGAGTTCGTCGCCAACCTCTGGTCACTGCTCTGTTCGCTCGGCGAAATTGCCCTCGTGTATCTGATCGCACGGCGATTCTGGGGCGAGCGGGCCGGCCTTCTGTCGGGGCTCGTCCTCGCTTTCACCCCCCTGCACGCCCACTACGCCGGCCGCCTGATGGCCGACGCGCCGCTCGCCTTCTTCGTCAGCCTGAGCTTCTTCGCCCTCTTCGAGGGGGATCGCAGTGGCCGGCGCGCGTACTACCTCTGCGCCGGGCTGGCAGCCGGTTTCGTCTGGTGGATCAAGAGCTCGGTCGCGCTCGTCTACGTCCTCGTCTTTGCCCTCTACCTCATTCGCGAAAAGCGCTTGCACAGCAAGTGGCTGCTCATGGCCACGGGCTTCCTCGCGATGCTCCTGCTGAACGGGCTGCTCTTCCTCGGCATGGAGGGCGACTTCTGGAAGATCTGGCGGATGACGACCTCGGGCGCAGCCGAGTACGTCCAGAAAGTGAGCGCGAGCAACGACCCGACGTTCTACCTGCGCCTCCTCATGCTCGACATCAAGCACACGTGGCTGCTCGGGCCGCTGGCAGCGGCGGGGCTCCTCCTCTGGCTGACGCGACAGCGGCACGATGACGGTCTGACCCGCGTGGCGCTCTGGTGCCTCGGACTGATCGGCGTCTTCAGCCTCTTCATCGTCTCGTTCAAGCCGCTGCTGCTGATCACCAAGCAGGTCAACTACGCGATCGTGTTCCTCGCTCCGCTGGCGTTGCTCGCGGGCTACGCGCTGTCGCGCCTCGGCAATCGCCTGTCGATCCTTGTCGCCGTGACAGTGATCATTCCTCTCGGCATCATCGGCAGCGCGCTGGAACAACAGGTGATCCAGTCCTTCGTCGCCAACAGCAAGGCGGCGCTCCGCTTCGCCAGCGAGCGTCCGGCAAGCGTCGTCTTTGGCATGACGAGCGCCATTCGCACCGGCAACTACGCGCGACTCTTCGCGGGTTCGCCCCGCGAAGTGCCGCAGATCGCCGATATCCAGTTGCTGGCCACAGGGGCCCCGGGCATCGCCCTGGACAAGGACGCCGACGGCTTTGTCGCCTACGCGATCTTCGATCGTCAGACTGCGGACTGGGGCCAGCAGGGCCCGTATTCCCGCCTGGAGGGCTTGCCCCGCTGCTGGATCCGACTCGGCGAACTCGAGCCGACCGGCATGGGGCTCGGGTCACGGATCGTCGACGGGCTGCGGTCAGTGGCAGCGGTCCTGCCTGCCACGGTCGGCCAGAAAGTGGCGGGCCAGCTCGATCCGCTCGCACGCCCCCTGCCGGCGACGATCTACGGCATCGGCGCGGACTGCCTCATGCGCGACGCCAGTGGCGAAACCGCACGCTGA
- a CDS encoding amidohydrolase family protein, whose protein sequence is MKLFDSLTHVTRDGSWCGERRYDASLAKLLQDMEEGNVYRACLVAIADYVDNEIIIESARTHPERFVPIAGLNPRSLPTLRRVEAVVAELAAQGFAGIKLHPRMNGYDPLDAKCIAVFDAAAEHGLVIMLDTLFRRRGLATTNAPDTIDYIANACPDTRILLLHAAGPSMLDLFEIVRANPNLMLDFSFTLMRYAGSRLDDDMRYLFSTTDQLITIGSDFPEYPPATIRERFAMLSQGIEPHRIENIMYRNLERLFAGYQVPAR, encoded by the coding sequence ATGAAGCTTTTCGACTCGCTGACCCATGTGACCCGTGACGGCAGCTGGTGCGGCGAGCGGCGCTACGACGCATCGCTCGCCAAGCTGCTGCAGGACATGGAGGAAGGCAACGTGTACCGCGCCTGCCTGGTCGCCATCGCGGATTACGTTGACAACGAGATCATCATCGAGTCGGCGCGCACGCACCCAGAGCGGTTCGTCCCCATCGCCGGCCTCAACCCGCGCAGCCTGCCGACCCTGCGCCGCGTCGAGGCGGTCGTGGCCGAACTGGCAGCACAGGGTTTCGCCGGCATCAAGCTCCATCCGCGCATGAACGGCTACGATCCGCTCGACGCGAAGTGCATCGCCGTCTTCGATGCCGCGGCCGAGCACGGGCTGGTGATCATGCTCGACACGCTGTTCCGGCGTCGCGGACTGGCGACGACGAACGCCCCCGACACGATCGACTACATCGCCAACGCCTGCCCGGACACGCGCATCCTGCTGCTGCACGCCGCCGGCCCGTCGATGCTCGACCTGTTCGAGATCGTTCGCGCCAACCCGAACCTGATGCTCGACTTCTCCTTCACACTGATGCGCTACGCCGGCAGCCGCCTCGACGACGACATGCGCTACCTGTTCTCGACGACGGACCAGTTAATCACCATCGGCTCCGACTTTCCCGAATACCCGCCGGCGACGATCCGCGAACGTTTCGCCATGCTCAGCCAGGGCATCGAACCGCACCGCATCGAGAACATCATGTACCGCAACCTCGAGCGTCTGTTTGCCGGCTATCAGGTGCCAGCCCGATGA
- a CDS encoding ATP-grasp domain-containing protein, with the protein MKPKLLHVLGGGPWQLPTVRLAKALGHRVLVSDMYRERPAYAWADEHEVVDITDCEGTLKLASRCRIDGIICDTTDVGVATAAFVAERLGLPGIGYETARNFTDKGRMRRLTDAAGMVVPRYRLLSSAAGLAAAAADIAYPLIVKPVDSQSGRGVSRLATAEALPAAFRLAQACSRSGEVLIESCVEGSEIIVDGFVVADNIEILGIARKVPFSDSLTVSSRIHYPGALPRAEFERIRAAVCATLSALGLADGVFHAEFMLSGEHVVPIDIAARGGGVMIYTHVLPHISGVNVNRAMIEWALGEPVRIRPLAVPRAANVEFFSMPRGTIAEISGAEAAAAVPGVAAIHFNLQAGDEVGPLEHKDRRPGYVVSLADDPDEVIEIAMRAISLLRVRMAGDTGFTSIG; encoded by the coding sequence ATGAAACCGAAATTGCTGCATGTCCTTGGTGGCGGGCCGTGGCAGTTGCCGACGGTACGTCTCGCCAAGGCGCTTGGGCACCGGGTGCTGGTCAGCGACATGTATCGCGAGCGACCGGCCTACGCCTGGGCGGACGAGCACGAGGTGGTCGATATCACCGACTGCGAAGGAACGCTGAAACTTGCCTCGCGCTGCCGCATCGATGGCATCATCTGCGACACCACCGACGTCGGCGTCGCGACCGCCGCCTTCGTCGCCGAGCGGCTCGGGTTGCCGGGAATCGGCTACGAAACCGCGCGCAACTTCACCGACAAGGGACGCATGCGTCGGCTGACCGACGCCGCCGGCATGGTGGTTCCGCGTTACCGCCTGCTGTCGTCGGCCGCCGGTCTGGCGGCGGCAGCAGCAGACATCGCCTACCCGTTGATCGTCAAGCCGGTGGACAGCCAGTCGGGACGAGGCGTCAGCAGACTGGCGACGGCCGAGGCACTGCCGGCAGCCTTTCGCCTGGCGCAGGCCTGCTCGCGTTCGGGCGAGGTGCTGATCGAAAGCTGCGTCGAAGGCAGCGAGATCATTGTCGACGGCTTTGTCGTTGCCGACAACATTGAGATCCTGGGAATCGCCCGGAAGGTGCCGTTTTCAGATTCGCTCACCGTCTCGTCACGGATCCATTATCCGGGAGCGCTGCCAAGGGCCGAGTTCGAGCGCATCCGGGCAGCGGTCTGCGCCACCCTGTCGGCACTCGGCCTCGCGGACGGCGTGTTCCACGCCGAGTTCATGCTCAGCGGCGAGCACGTGGTGCCGATCGACATCGCGGCACGTGGCGGTGGCGTCATGATCTACACCCACGTGCTGCCACACATCTCGGGGGTCAACGTGAACCGGGCGATGATCGAATGGGCACTCGGTGAGCCGGTCCGCATCAGACCGCTGGCGGTTCCACGAGCCGCCAATGTCGAGTTCTTCAGCATGCCGCGGGGCACGATCGCGGAAATCAGCGGGGCTGAGGCCGCTGCCGCGGTTCCCGGTGTCGCCGCAATCCATTTCAACCTGCAGGCCGGTGATGAAGTCGGTCCGCTCGAGCACAAGGATCGCCGCCCCGGCTATGTGGTCAGCCTCGCCGACGACCCCGACGAGGTCATCGAGATCGCCATGCGCGCCATTTCCCTGCTGCGGGTACGCATGGCTGGCGACACCGGATTCACCAGCATCGGCTGA
- a CDS encoding WbqC family protein, which yields MTSRSLAILQSNYLPWKGYFDIIHDVDLFVFYDDLQYTKNDWRNRNRIKTGNGAEWISIPAGEDSNRLVCEVTIANPLWQTKHWKTLQQNYGRSPHFSRYAPFFQEFYLGREWKSLSQLNHYLIREIAREFLGITTEFRDSREYAAKGHKLERLLDLVRMTGADRYVSGPAAKSYVDPHRFSQIGVELVWKDYSGYPEYPQRYPPFEHRVSIVDLLFNVGPEAPWYIWGWRGDPRNPAAPTPA from the coding sequence ATGACATCCCGCAGCCTCGCCATCCTCCAGTCCAACTACCTGCCCTGGAAGGGCTACTTCGACATCATCCACGATGTCGACCTGTTCGTCTTCTACGATGATCTGCAGTACACCAAGAATGACTGGCGCAACCGCAACCGCATCAAGACCGGCAACGGAGCCGAATGGATCAGCATCCCGGCAGGAGAGGACAGCAACCGGCTGGTCTGCGAGGTTACGATCGCCAACCCGCTCTGGCAGACGAAACACTGGAAGACCCTGCAGCAGAACTATGGCAGATCCCCGCACTTCAGCCGTTACGCACCGTTCTTCCAGGAGTTCTATCTCGGTCGCGAGTGGAAGAGTCTCTCGCAACTCAACCACTACCTGATCCGCGAGATTGCGCGCGAATTCCTCGGGATCACGACCGAGTTCAGGGACTCGCGCGAGTACGCTGCCAAGGGTCACAAGCTCGAGCGACTTCTCGACCTGGTGCGGATGACCGGAGCCGATCGCTATGTCTCGGGACCGGCCGCAAAGAGCTACGTCGATCCGCACCGATTCTCCCAGATCGGCGTCGAGCTGGTATGGAAGGACTACTCGGGCTATCCGGAATATCCGCAGCGCTACCCGCCCTTCGAGCATCGCGTATCGATCGTTGACCTGCTGTTCAACGTTGGCCCGGAAGCGCCCTGGTACATCTGGGGCTGGCGTGGCGACCCGCGCAACCCGGCAGCACCGACGCCGGCCTGA